One Vigna unguiculata cultivar IT97K-499-35 chromosome 7, ASM411807v1, whole genome shotgun sequence genomic region harbors:
- the LOC114189479 gene encoding soyasapogenol B glucuronide galactosyltransferase-like, with product MGSYEVKGEAETMLKAIFVPFISTSHLIPVVDMARLFAMHGVDVTIITTPANAAVFQSSVDRDSSRGRPIRTHVVKFPQVPGLPEGVETINADTPQPLTMKISQALSILQGQYQELFRVMQPDFIVTDMFYPWSADAAAELGIPRLVYVGASYFSHCAMNCVEEFAPHAKVDSDGEIFELPGLPDKVEMTRLQLPDWLRAPTPYTYLKKMIKESEKKSYGSLFKSFYEFEGAYEEHYKRVMGTKSWSIGPVSLWVNQDESDKAGRGHAKEGEGRGKDEELMKWLDSKKENSVLYVSFGSMNKFPTAQLVEIAHALEDCGHDFIWVVRKSDDGARGFLEEYEKRVKESNKGYLIWGWAPQLVILDHRATGAVVTHCGMNTVFESVIAGLPLVAWPLFSEQFFNEKLVVDVLKIGVSVGAKEWRNLNDFGSETVKREEIGKAIGLVMGGEECEEMRRRVKVLSDEAKKAIQSGGTSHNNLKELIEELKSLKLQKDI from the exons ATGGGGTCCTATGAGGTCAAAGGTGAAGCTGAAACAATGCTGAAGGCTATTTTTGTTCCCTTCATCTCAACCAGTCACCTGATTCCGGTGGTGGACATGGCGAGGCTCTTCGCCATGCACGGCGTGGATGTGACGATAATCACCACACCGGCAAACGCCGCCGTTTTCCAAAGCTCCGTCGACCGTGATTCTAGCCGTGGCCGCCCCATCCGAACCCACGTGGTGAAGTTCCCGCAAGTCCCTGGTTTGCCAGAAGGTGTTGAAACCATCAACGCCGACACTCCTCAACCCTTGACGATGAAAATCAGCCAGGCACTGTCCATTCTGCAAGGCCAATACCAGGAACTCTTCCGTGTTATGCAACCTGATTTCATTGTCACCGACATGTTCTACCCGTGGAGTGCTGATGCAGCCGCTGAACTTGGAATTCCAAGGCTCGTTTATGTCGGGGCGAGTTACTTTTCTCACTGTGCAATGAACTGCGTGGAAGAGTTTGCGCCTCACGCCAAG GTAGATTCCGATGGTGAGATTTTTGAACTTCCTGGGTTGCCCGACAAGGTGGAGATGACACGATTGCAGTTACCGGATTGGCTTAGAGCACCAACGCCATATACCTATTTAAAGAAGATGATTAAAGAATCAGAGAAAAAAAGCTACGGGTCACTGTTCAAGAGCTTTTACGAGTTTGAGGGAGCTTACGAGGAGCATTACAAGAGAGTGATGGGTACCAAGAGTTGGAGTATAGGACCAGTTTCGTTGTGGGTGAACCAAGATGAGTCGGATAAGGCTGGTAGAGGGCATGcaaaagaaggagaaggaagaggaaaagaCGAAGAGTTGATGAAATGGCTTGATTCGAAGAAAGAGAACTCTGTTTTGTATGTGAGTTTTGGGAGCATGAACAAGTTCCCTACCGCACAGCTTGTCGAAATAGCGCACGCACTTGAAGATTGTGGACACGATTTCATATGGGTGGTGAGGAAAAGCGATGATGGGGCAAGGGGTTTTCTGGAGGAATATGAAAAGAGGGTGAAAGAAAGTAACAAAGGGTATCTGATATGGGGTTGGGCGCCACAACTTGTTATACTGGACCATCGTGCAACTGGGGCAGTGGTGACTCACTGTGGGATGAACACTGTGTTTGAAAGTGTGATTGCAGGGTTGCCATTGGTGGCTTGGCCTTTGTTTTCGGAGCAGTTTTTCAACGAGAAGTTGGTGGTGGATGTGTTGAAAATTGGAGTTTCGGTTGGAGCAAAAGAATGGCGAAACTTGAATGATTTTGGGAGTGAAACAGTGAAGAGGGAGGAGATAGGAAAAGCGATTGGTTTGGTGATGGGTGGAGAAGAGTGTGAAGAAATGAGAAGGAGAGTGAAAGTGCTGAGTGATGAGGCAAAGAAAGCGATTCAGAGTGGTGGCACTTCTCACAACAATTTGAAGGAACTTATTGAAGAACTCAAGTCACTCAAACTTCAAAAGGATATATAA